GTTAACCAAAGATTTCTACCTTAAAATGTAAGCTACTAAGGTATTTTTACAGATTAAGAACGCAGGAATAATCATCAAGTTTTGAAGTTTTTATGTTTTAATCGGTGTCACTTACGGCAAGAGTGGCTATAATGCCGCCCCTTAAATATTTAATACCCTTGTTGTTATCCTTTGCATTGGCATAGCGATAACCACATACATAGCATTTGTCTTGGGAGAGATAACTGGTGAAAGACTTTTCCGAATTAGAGTTAGATAGCGAACTGTTACAAGCGATTGAAGAAATCGGCTACAGCCGCCCAACCGTGGTGCAGGCGCAAGCTATCCCTCATGCCCTAGACGGTAAAGATGTAATGGCTTCTGCGCCAACAGGGACCGGAAAAACAGCAGCCTTTCTTCTACCGATGATCCAACACTTGCTGGACTTCCCGCGTAAAAAGCCGGGGCCTGCACGTGTATTAGTATTAACACCAACCCGTGAGCTTGCGATCCAAGTTGCCGATCAAGCACGTGCTTTAGCAAAACACACCATGCTAAAAGTATTCACTATCACGGGCGGTATTTCATACGACGAGCACGCTGAACTATTGGGTAAGACCCAAGATATCGTGGTTGCGACACCTGGCCGTTTAATGGAATACATCGAAGCTGAGAAATTCGACTGTCGTGCTATTGAATGTCTGATCCTTGATGAAGCCGACCGCATGCTAGACATGGGCTTTGGTAAAGTGGTTGAGCGTCTAAACCATGAGTGTCGCTGGCGTAGCCAAAGCTTACTGTTCTCAGCAACCCTTGAAGGTAAAGGTGTTCGTGAGTTCTCTGAAAAGATCCTAAACGAGCCTGTAGAAGTAGAAGCTGAGCCTTCACGTCGTGAACGTAAGAAAATCCACCAGCTTTACCACCGTTGTGACAACATGGAGCACAAGCTAGCACTATTAGAAAAAATTC
The sequence above is a segment of the Photobacterium leiognathi genome. Coding sequences within it:
- the srmB gene encoding ATP-dependent RNA helicase SrmB, whose protein sequence is MKDFSELELDSELLQAIEEIGYSRPTVVQAQAIPHALDGKDVMASAPTGTGKTAAFLLPMIQHLLDFPRKKPGPARVLVLTPTRELAIQVADQARALAKHTMLKVFTITGGISYDEHAELLGKTQDIVVATPGRLMEYIEAEKFDCRAIECLILDEADRMLDMGFGKVVERLNHECRWRSQSLLFSATLEGKGVREFSEKILNEPVEVEAEPSRRERKKIHQLYHRCDNMEHKLALLEKILKEQAERTIIFVKTRERLAILRGQLETMGIPCNWIQGEMAQSARNNMITRFRDGVINVLIATDVAARGIDLPDVSHVINFDMPRTADVYLHRIGRTARAGKKGTAISLIEAHDQAMIERVSRYMKEEVPERFIEGLRPTTKKPSTVKKKKKVDKKAKVAKQKKKLKKAKKA